The Blastopirellula marina genome has a window encoding:
- a CDS encoding AI-2E family transporter, with translation LLPIPLAIVDFDSVVMIVLVIAIPGAIQMTLGNVIEPMIMGEGLQLHPVTILLSLTFWGMLWGPVGMVLAVPITATMRIVLLRFETTRVIGNLMAGIFPEHM, from the coding sequence CCCTACTGCCGATCCCGCTGGCGATCGTCGACTTTGACAGCGTCGTGATGATCGTCCTGGTGATCGCCATACCGGGCGCCATTCAAATGACGCTCGGAAACGTGATCGAACCGATGATCATGGGGGAAGGTCTGCAACTGCACCCGGTGACTATCCTGTTAAGTCTGACCTTCTGGGGCATGCTGTGGGGACCAGTCGGCATGGTGCTGGCCGTGCCAATCACCGCCACGATGCGGATCGTGCTGCTGCGGTTCGAAACAACCCGCGTGATCGGCAATCTGATGGCGGGCATTTTTCCGGAACATATGTAG